GCTGATCATTAAGCAACTTGGCTAGTATCTACAAAACTATTTGACCACTCCTGGGAAAAAACTAGTGTGTGCTAATCATGTAACAGCCCTCAAAATCTTAAGGTAAGGTAAAAGCCTCTCAAAAACTCCCTAATCCTTTACCTGGAACTATAGTGTTTCAAAGTCCAACTTTCCCCTTTCTACAGACACTTCTAATATTTTCCAGGTCACAGGCCTACCGAGCAACAACTGTTCCAGAGCTGACTCAGCAGCTCTTTgatccaaagaatatgatggctGCTTGTGACCCACGTCATGGACGATACCTGACTGTGGCCACAGTGTTCCGAGGTCGCATGTCCATGAGGGAAATTGATGAAGAGATGTTTAAGGTTCAAAACAAGAACTCCTCATACTTCGTCGAGTGGATTCCAAACAATGTGAAGACAGCAGTGTGTGATATTCCACCCAGAGGGATGAAGATGGCAGCTACATTCATAGGAAATTCTACTGCTATACAAGATCTATTCAAGGTTTGTGGTTTGGTATCACACATGACATACTTCTTCAAAAGATATGTAATCACTGTCAGTGTATAACATCCAGAGTAGTTATCGGGATAGGCAAATGGTGATTATGTCATTTCCGCTTGACTAAGCTTCTGATAACggattattaatgtattattaaaaGGATTAATAATTTCCTAAGGGTAACATTTTGCTTGTTTAGCATCTTTTTAGTACGTTTGTTTATGGTGTGGAATTTCTTCACATAGACCTTTTTGTGCAACCATTTGACATAAGATGGCCTAATGCCTTGTTTAAAAGGCCTTCATCTCATTAGAAAGTTTCCACAAAGTTTCCAGTGGCCTTTCTGATCAACTTTGTAACACAGTATAGTCTTATTTCTCAAGTTTTCAAAAGGAAACTACACTACATTAAAGTAATGCTTAATCTTTAAGACCCAATTATTGTCTCTTGCCAGGTAGTATTCAAATGTTCTTTACATAAACAAGCCTGGTAAGCCTGGACACCAGGAAATATTTAACTTCCTAAATCATACATAAGTGAGCTACTCAATCCAAATTGTTATCTATAAGACGTTAAGTAAGTGACCAACTCGGTTATTATACTGAGCTCCTAAATAACACTCACTTAGTGGCTCTCAGGTCTCATAGTATGCACTACTTCTTACACTCTGTCTCGAAATTCTCACAAAATTTTCAGTAATCCATGGTATGGTATGTTTAAAAGGCAGGGGTGTTAACTCATTCAATCTGCCTCTTTAATCTAGGCTTTGGGGTGATTAGATGGGGGAATTCCTTTCTGCCCTTGTAACCAAGTAGCCAGTACCCTATTTTCCTCCTATCAGACCTCATTTGGTCGATGTAACAGGCCCCATTTATTCATCAGTTATAGTTTacagttttcttgaatattttgttcTTCCATGTCATAACTGTTCTAGAATGTCTGTCGTCAGCATTTGTTCTGAAGTGTCTTGGAGTTTGTACATCTCTTATAGTTCTTAGGGCAACCTGTTGAATAGCCTTGGTGTTGAGTCTTCGAAGGTTCTTTTTCTAATGCCTTactgcatcctgcctccttttatatttgttttctgcagtttatttatgtacttatcaatcaattgttttatatgttcttctatttcaaaaattttctccTGTTATATGTGGACCATGACAAAGTATACACCCTGTTTTACTGGTATCTTAACCCTTTAACCCGTGCAGACAAGTTCTCCAGTATTTTTGTCCCGCTTGTGGCCAGATTTTTGGCATTTAAACTTATTGCCACTTATACCCTTTTATCTTCAGGGAGCACTTTATGATCTATTTCATCTCTGGTTTTAGCTTTTAGTGAAGCAAtctttttgaagtaatttttcccttttactaGATCCTTTAGCCatgagttcttgtcttttatatattctaagaTTTTGCTCCTTCATCTTCTGGGACATTTGCTGTCTGGATCTATagggtcttttttcttttttcatcaacTTTAATGCCTGTCTTCAATTTTCTAAGCCCTTATTTTTTCAGCTTGCAACTTAGTGCTGGCAAACACTACTTCATTACTGTATGTCCCTCTTTAGCTTGTTTTGTACATTCTGTTGGAACTTCACGAATTGCTGATAAAATGCTTATCTTCTGTCCATTAGCTTTCATTTCTGGTTCTGTAGATTTTATAACTGATAATTTCTTCTATTCTGGTTTTAATTTGTCTGTAAGTCTGGTCCCTCCGATTTTGGAAcggtatttttcatttgcttactCATGGCGTTCATTCGTCTCAATAAGATCTCAAAATAGTTATCCTCTATCTTGGTGGTCTTAATCATCCCATTCAATCTCGACAGATTTTTCTGCAGCATTAACATGATACTCCCTTCACACTACTCACAGCTAAAGATACCGCTGCCGGTTGAAATACTATTGCTGCTGTTTAGCCCCAACACATTTAATCCAATTTCCATCTTCTGATGTGCTATAACCACACCAAAGCTCAGTTTTCTTCGTCTGTACTTCCTATTGGTCAATTGGCATTATCCTCACTACAACAAATCGCCATTATCATTCTgcttttcatattgttttcacTCTGGTTTTTTCTGCTTTGCCAGTGAActtcgtttattttccttttttaaattttcagttatctATGCATGTCTGCGTATGGCAGATCTACTATTCACTTGGACATGAGTAATTAAGAAACATAGAATGCAGAATGCAGTGCCAGTCCTGTACTGACCTGATGTATGTACAAATAATGGAACCTTaagtgaagttcgttttcatcaAGTTTTCTTACAATATACACATCAAAAATACTTTAGTGACCAATTCTTGTGCTTctgattaatttgtttatttactctctcCTCACAGCGCATCTCTGAGCAATTCACTGCCATGTTCCGGCGGAAGGCCTTCCTCCACTGGTATATGGCTGAGGGCATAGACGAGATGGAGTTCACTGAGGCCGAGTCCAACATGAACGACCTCGTCAGTGAGTACCAGGGATATCAGGAAGCCACAGTTGATGAAGAAATGTTAACAGGCCACGATGATTACAGCGAAGAAGGGAGCTATGAAGGGATGCCACAAACCTATGAGGAAACAGCAGGTGATGACGATGTAGACCAAGATGAGGAAAGAGAGGCCACCGCTGACGAAGATGATGGCGAAGCTGATGATGTTCAAGACAATGATGACGGTGATGACGGAGGCAATGACAGAGGGCAGGTGGAAGAATAGCAGAGGGGGAGATCGTGGGGATGGTTTGACTTATTAAGTTTACAGAGACTTTGGGTTTTCACTTCAAGTTTGTATATCAAAATAGTCATATACTAATTAGATGAAATCTTTAACTTATTAGCCCTTTCTGACTGAAGGTCTTTTGAGATCTTTTGATGGAGCATGAAATCAAGTATAATGACTATTAATTTTATAGTGACTATTAATTtttcaactactactactactaccattactGTCATTCCACCTGTTTAATTACATGCATTGTCTTCACTGAATCCCttcatattctatatattattcaCATGATTATGATTTACTTCGCTTTCTGAGTGTCGTgtgaacaataaaacaatttattggAATCAAGTGATTTAATTGGCCTCAAACAAGCCATTACTTTTCCTGAAGATGAGCTTGCAGGTGAAAATCAGCATTTAGCAAGATTTTAGAAGAATCTCATGTCCTCTGATGTTACACACACTCATTTCATGGGGTTATCTATCAACCCTAATGGAAAGGGCAGACACCAAAACAGTCTCTTAtccttaataatttttattacatgagAATTCACAACCAATATCAGAAACTTCGCCTGAACACTAAAGGAGAAGGACCCTACTCATAAAGCCATTTGGTTGTATCTTCTAACGTGAAAGGGTATTCTTTCATTGCAGTATCTTAAAATATGCCAAGAATGGGTGTCAGGTctac
This genomic interval from Macrobrachium rosenbergii isolate ZJJX-2024 chromosome 56, ASM4041242v1, whole genome shotgun sequence contains the following:
- the LOC136836116 gene encoding tubulin beta chain-like, whose protein sequence is MAACDPRHGRYLTVATVFRGRMSMREIDEEMFKVQNKNSSYFVEWIPNNVKTAVCDIPPRGMKMAATFIGNSTAIQDLFKRISEQFTAMFRRKAFLHWYMAEGIDEMEFTEAESNMNDLVSEYQGYQEATVDEEMLTGHDDYSEEGSYEGMPQTYEETAGDDDVDQDEEREATADEDDGEADDVQDNDDGDDGGNDRGQVEE